The region CTGGCGGAAACCGTTGCGCTGGTTTCCGAGTGTCTCGGACCGCTTCGCCGGGCGCCTCATCTTGTGATCCGCGTCGCCGAGAAGGATATCGAGGCGCTCAAGACGAGGGTCGACCCCATCGTTCATGAGAAGGGTTTCGACGGTCGCCTCGTCATCTTGGGCGAGGCCGACATGCAAAGAGGCGACTGCCATATCGAATGGGCTGACGGAGGCATCTTGAGAGATCGTAAGGCGCTCGAGAAGCAAATCGACGGGAGCATTCGCAACTATCTTCAGGCTCGTTCGAATAGGGCGAGCAAGACGCATGAAGCCTCCGGTGTGGCGGCGGCAAAGGAAGCTGACACATGAGTGACGAACAAGATACCGGCATTCCGCTTGATGAGCTGGAAGCCCCGGCTCGAGGTGAAGCTGACGGCAGTGAAGGGCCTATTCCACAGTCCGCCGGTGATCTGGAGGCTGTATTTGATGTTCCAGTTCGAATTTCGGCCGTTCTCGGCCATTCCAAGATGCATGTTTCCGACCTTCTCAAGCTGGCGTCGGGAACTGTTCTGGAGCTCGACCGGAAAGTCGGTGAGGCGATTGATATCTATGTAAACGATCGACTTGTTGCGCGTGGAGAGGTTGTGCTCGTGGAGGACAAGCTCGGCGTGACCATGACAGAAATCATCAAGACTGATCGCTAAGGAATAGGAACGGGTCATGAGACTGCTGATTGTTGGCACCCTTGGAGGTCAGCTTACCGTCGCGAGCCAGATTGCGATGCAACGCGGAGCCAAGGTCACGCAGGCTGACGACATCGAAAGCGCGATGAGGGTGCTTCGTTCCGGCCGCGGCGCCGATCTGCTTATGGTCGATGTTGGGCTCGATATCGCTGGCATGCTGGCAAAGCTTCAAAGTGAGCGCGTTCACGTTCCGATCGTTGCCTGTGGCGTGGAAACCGATGCACAGGCTGCTGTATCTGCCATTCGGGCGGGCGCAAAAGAGTACATCCCACTGCCGCCCGATCCGGAGATGATTGCTGCTGTTCTGGCAGCTGTTGCTCAGGAACGTGGGGATCTCATCTACCGCGATGACGCCATGGCGTCCGTGGTCCGCTTGGCGGAGCAGGTCGCTCCATCAGATGCATCGGTCCTGATCACAGGTGAGTCTGGAACTGGTAAGGAAGTCATCGCACGCCACGTCCACAAGTCGTCCAATCGCGCGAGTAAGCCGTTTATCTCGATCAACTGTGCGGCAATTCCAGAGCATTTGCTTGAGTCCGAACTTTTCGGCCACGAGAAAGGGGCTTTTACCGGGGCCGTCGCACGTCGGGTCGGCAAGTTCGAAGAAGCAGATGGCGGTACCCTTCTGCTGGACGAGATCTCTGAGATGGATGTGCGCCTTCAGGCAAAGCTCCTGCGTGCCATTCAGGAGCGTGTCATTGATCGTGTCGGTGGCACACGGCCTGTGCCCGTGGATATTCGGATTCTTGCGACCTCCAACAGGGACCTTGCCGAGAGCGTCCGGCAGGGTACTTTTCGGGAGGATTTGCTGTTTCGATTGAATGTCGTGAACCTCAAGTTGCCGCCTTTGCGCGAGCGTCCCGCGGACATATTTGAGTTGGCGAAATTCTTTGTCGAGCACTATGCCCAGGCCAATGGAGTGCCTGCGAGGCCCTTGTCCGTCGAGGCCCGTCAGGCCCTTTCGGTGAATCCCTGGCCCGGGAACGTGCGTGAGTTGGAAAACACCATGCACCGTGCAGTCCTGCTTGCGCATGGCGAGGAAATCGGAGCGGAAGCCATCCGCATGCCGGACGGCAGTCCAATTGCGGTGAGCAAGGGACCTGCGGAGCGAGCTGCGCTGACAGCTGAGGCGGTTTCTCGAAATTTTGTCGGTCGGACAGTCGCAGATGTGGAACGGGATCTGATCCTCGACACCCTGGATCATTGTCTAGGCAACAGGACCCATGCTGCAAAGATCTTGGGAATATCGATCCGGACGCTGCGCAACAAGCTGAATCAATATACGGATGAGGGTGTACGCGTTCCCGGACCGGGCGAAGCCCGCCCGGCAATGTGAAGACGCTAAGGCTGTTTGAGATACAAGACGCCGCGAATGAAAAACGTGGTCAGGGGCAATAAATGTCGGATACGACGGCAGGGAATAATCGGCAGGTGAGTGAGGTGCCTGCCACCGGTGTGCCCGCCCAGGCGAGTACCGCGCCAGTCATGCCGTCGCTCGCAGATATCATCTCCGTTGTAAAACGAGGCGACACGGGTCTTGCCGTTGGCGTTCTCGTTATTCTGACCCTCATGATCTTGCCGATGCCTCCGGTCATGCTGGATCTGTTCCTGGCAATCTCGATTATCTTTGCTGTTCTGGTCCTGATGACCAGCCTGTTCATTCAAAAGCCGCTCGAGTTCTCATCCTTTCCGACGGTGCTTTTGATCGCGACCATGTTGAGGCTCGGCCTGAACATTTCTTCCACCCGCCTGATCCTTGCTAATGGACACGAGGGCACAGCCGCCGCCGGAAACGTCATCCAGTCCTTCGGTAACCTGGTCATGGGCGGCAACTTCGTCATCGGCATCATTGTATTTGCTATCCTTGTGATCGTGAATTTCGTCGTTATTACAAAAGGTTCCGGCCGTATCGCGGAAGTGGCAGCGCGCTTTACCCTTGATGCAATGCCCGGCAAGCAAATGGCAATCGATGCCGACTTGTCTGCGGGTCTGATCGATGAAACTGAAGCCCGGACACGCCGCCGGACACTTGAAGACGAAAGTTCGTTCTTCGGCGCCATGGATGGTGCTTCCAAGTTCGTTCGCGGCGATGCGATCGCGGGGCTCTTGATCACCTTTATCAATATTCTGGGCGGGATCTTCATCGGCGTTGCGCAGATGGAACTCTCGTTCTCAGAGGCGGCGAACAATTACACATTGCTGACGATCGGTGATGGACTGGTTTCGCAGATTCCGGCGCTGATCGTTTCCACGGCCGCTGGTTTGCTTGTGTCTAAAGCCGGCGTTCAGGGTGCTGCAGACAAGGCGCTGGCGAGCCAGTTCACAGGCTACCCCAAGGCGCTGGGCATGTCTGCCGCGGTCATGATCATTCTGTCTTTCATGCCAGGCATGCCGATGGTGCCATTTCTGGGACTTGCCGGCGTGGCGGGATGGTTGGCCTATAGCACCACGACGAAGAAGAAGGCTGCGGCTGCCGTCGTAGAGAAGAAGAAGGCTGTCGAGGCTGCTCCAAAGCCACCGCCGGAGCCCCCGATCACCGATGCGCTCAAGATGGACGAGCTGCGCATCGAGCTCGGCTATGCCTTGTTGCCACTCATCAATGGCAAGGATCAAAGTGGCGGCGACCAGCTCACGGAGCAGATCAAGGCCTTGCGCCGCCAGATCGCGGGCGACATGGGCGTGATCATGCCGCCGGTTCGAATTCTGGACAACATCCAGCTTGGTGCCAACGACTACGTCATCAAGGTGAAGGAAGTCGAGGCCGGGCGTGGTCTCCTCTACCCCAACCACTTCATGGTCATGGATCCATCTGGCGGGCAGGTTAAGTTGCCGGGCACGCATACGACCGAGCCGACCTTCGGCCTTCCTGCCACCTGGGTGGAAAGCCAGTACCGTGAAGATGCCTCCTTGCGTGGGTATACCGTTGTTGATCCGGCGACGGTTCTGTCGACCCATTTGACGGAGACCATCAAGGGGAACGTCAGCGAGCTGCTCACCTATGGCGACGTCCAGAAGCTTCTCAAGGAGCTGCAGGGCGAGCAGGCCAAGCTTGTCGATGACCTCATTCCGTCACAGGTTACGGTTTCCGGTATTCAGCGCGTGCTTCAGACGCTGCTCGGCGAACGCGTTTCCGTACGCGACCTTGGGACAATTCTGGAAGGTGTTTCCGAAGCGACCGGCATGACGCGAAACACCAGCACGATCGCAGAGCATGTGCGCAGCCGGTTGGGCCGGCAGATTTGTGCGGCGAATCTGGCGCCTGGCGGCTACCTGCCGCTCATCGCGCTTTCGCCTCAATGGGAGCAAGCTTTTATCGAGGCGATTGTCGGCGAAGGCGACGAACGGCAGCTTGCCATGCAGCCGAGCAAGCTGCAGGAGTTCGTCGGCAAGGTGCGTGATGCGTTTGAAGCCGCTGCCCAGCAGGGAGAAGTCCCTGTGCTTCTGACATCGCCGCAGACGCGTCCTTTCGTGCGATCCATTGTCGAACGTTTCCGTGCCCATACGACAGTCATGAGCCAGAGTGAGGTTCATCCGAGGGTCAAACTGAAGACGATCGGATCTATTTGATTTTTCAGGGTAGATCGCCTATGAGAGCGCTTTTTCAGATCAGCATATTGACCCGCGACATAACGGTTGTCGTGCTGGCATATGGACCCGCTACGCCCTGATTTTGAAATGTGAGGGACGTGGCAGCTTGAACTGCCTGAGTGTTGACTATGGTGAAGTTGTTGGCGATCGTGCGTAGCTGGCTGGCGCGCTCTTTTGCTGCAGCTCTTTTTGCCTTCCAGGACTCGTTGTAGTCGGACCAGGTCGATTGCCTGGTCGAACTCGAGTTGTAGTCACGCTGAACGTAGTTCCCAGTCTTGGGCATTTTGCATCTCTCCTGGATACAAACGCCACTTTGACAAAACAGCGTTAACCAACCGTTAAGACGATGCTTTTTGCGAAAACGCTTGGTGCGCAAAGGGCCAGCTGCTAAGGCCTCTTGGCAAGATTGGAATTGGAGAATTGTCATGTCGGAGCTGGTGCTCGACCTGAATGGTTATACGGACCTGCCTGCCGGGAAAATCGCCTATGTCGTGACCTTTCTCGAGATGACCGAGCCGGCGTCTGTGAACCTGTTGCAGCCCGCTGCGCATCCCGACGTCAAGCTTGAACGCTGGACAGATCCCGACTCGCAGAGTTTCAAGGACCTGTTTAGGGAAATCGGTGAAGAGTGGTTGTGGTTTTCGCGGTTGGTCATCCCGGAGAGTCAGCTCAAGGGCATGCTGAATGACCCCTTGCGCGAGATTTATGTTCCAGTCGTTGATGGCAAGCGTTCCGGGTTGCTTGAGCTCAACTACCAGGATCCCGCAAATCCGGAAATTTCCTATTTCGGTCTCGTGCCCACGGCAACAGGCGGTGGCATGGGACGTTGGTTGATGGCAAATGCCGTCAGCATGGCCTGGGCCCGGCCGGAAACCACACGTCTATGGCTGCATACCTGCACGGGAGACAGCCCGCAGGCGATCCACTTCTACCAGGCCTGCGGTTTCACACCCTACAAGCGTGCAATCGAAGTCTGCGACGACCCGCGGCGCACAGGCCATCTGTCGCGCGAAAAGGCACGGCACGTGCCTATTATTGAGTAGGCGAGGGAGAGCCTCTCGGTCTTGACGTTTACGTGGAAACCCTGTCGGGGAAGGCCGTCGCAATCGCCTTGCCGTTTGCCTCAAGAACACCTCGTTCGGTGATGAGGCCGGTAATCAGCCGCGCGGGCGTGACATCGAAGGCCGGATTGGCCACGTCGGAACCATTGGCGACGATCTCGATGGTTTCCACGTTTCCAGCGGCTGTGCGGCCAGTCATTGCCCTGACCTCATCACCGCTTCGCTCCTCGATCGGGATCTGTTGCAGTCCGTCTGACAGCGTGAAATCGATCGTTGGGGAGGGGAGAGCGACATAGAACGGAACGCCACAGTCCTTGGCAGCCAGGGCTTTCAGATAGGTTCCGATCTTGTTGCAGACGTCACCGTTTGAAGTGGTGCGGTCGGTTCCGACGATGACGAGATCGACTTCACCCTGCTGCATGAGATGGCCTCCGGCATTGTCGACTATGACCGTATGAGGGACGCCATGTTTGCCAAGTTCCCATGCCGTGAGAAAGGCGCCCTGGTTCCGCGGACGGGTTTCATCAACCCAGACATGGAGCGGCACACCACCGTCGTGGGACATGTAGATCGGAGCGGTTGCCGTACCTATGTCCACTGTGGCCAGCCATCCAGCATTGCAATGGGTCAGGATATTGACGCGTTCTCCGGCTTTCTTGGTCCGGGCTATGTTGGCAATGATTTCAGCGCCGTGAAGGCCGATCGCCATATTGGTCGCGATATCTTCATCACAGATCTGGTTGGCCAGCGTATAAGCGGTTGCCACCCGCTCTTTAGGCTGAAGAGGGAGAAGGGCTTTTCGCATCAGATCCAGCGCCCATCCGAGATTGATCGCAGTCGGGCGGGTTTCAAGAAGGGTCGAACAGGCCTCCATCAGCGATGCGTCGGACGCATCGGCACGAAGTGCAAGGCAGATGCCGTAGGCTGCGGTTGCTCCGATCAGGGGTGCTCCGCGGACTTGCATTGAGCGTATGGCATGGGCAGCATCTTGCAGGTTTTCCAGTCTCGCTGTTTCGAATGAATGCGGAAAGCGTGTCTGATCGATGATTTCAACCGCCCAGCCATCTTCGGCGAGCCAGATTGTTCGGTATTTCTGACCGTCTACATTCATTTCGAAGGGCCTCCCGTCTGGCACTGACTTGTCCGGAACTCTTCCTGAGTAGCGGATCCCTTCCGCTTCGGCCAGTCTTGCATTGCTGGTATTAGAGCTCAAAATAGCTTAATAATCGTTAACCATTTCCGCCGGAATGCCGGTGGATGAAGAAGGCGGGTCAACGCTGCGCGCTTTCGCCTTGGTAAGAATTGATTAAGAATGTTCTCGATTGCGAGATTTCAACGGGTATATGGAGCCGGACGGCCGATGTCTGAAATGCAGGATAATGTGGTGCCCCACACTCGGGTGCGGTCTCTTCGGGAGGCGATCCGCAAGGTTCAGCTTGGCGAAGTTGAGCGCTCGGATGTGGTGGTTGAGCTGCAGGACACCGAGCGCGCCCGGCTGGAGCTCCTAGCCGAGGAAATGAAAGACGTCTTCAAGGAAATTCCGGAAGATGACGATCAATTCTCCCTGCAAATCGTTGCAGGTTCGACACCGCGCTTCTGGATCGATGTCACCAGTCACGTGGTTGTCGGTGCTGACCGCAAGACCTATCGA is a window of Labrenzia sp. CE80 DNA encoding:
- the fliN gene encoding flagellar motor switch protein FliN, with the protein product MSDEQDTGIPLDELEAPARGEADGSEGPIPQSAGDLEAVFDVPVRISAVLGHSKMHVSDLLKLASGTVLELDRKVGEAIDIYVNDRLVARGEVVLVEDKLGVTMTEIIKTDR
- a CDS encoding sigma-54 dependent transcriptional regulator; its protein translation is MRLLIVGTLGGQLTVASQIAMQRGAKVTQADDIESAMRVLRSGRGADLLMVDVGLDIAGMLAKLQSERVHVPIVACGVETDAQAAVSAIRAGAKEYIPLPPDPEMIAAVLAAVAQERGDLIYRDDAMASVVRLAEQVAPSDASVLITGESGTGKEVIARHVHKSSNRASKPFISINCAAIPEHLLESELFGHEKGAFTGAVARRVGKFEEADGGTLLLDEISEMDVRLQAKLLRAIQERVIDRVGGTRPVPVDIRILATSNRDLAESVRQGTFREDLLFRLNVVNLKLPPLRERPADIFELAKFFVEHYAQANGVPARPLSVEARQALSVNPWPGNVRELENTMHRAVLLAHGEEIGAEAIRMPDGSPIAVSKGPAERAALTAEAVSRNFVGRTVADVERDLILDTLDHCLGNRTHAAKILGISIRTLRNKLNQYTDEGVRVPGPGEARPAM
- the flhA gene encoding flagellar biosynthesis protein FlhA, producing the protein MPSLADIISVVKRGDTGLAVGVLVILTLMILPMPPVMLDLFLAISIIFAVLVLMTSLFIQKPLEFSSFPTVLLIATMLRLGLNISSTRLILANGHEGTAAAGNVIQSFGNLVMGGNFVIGIIVFAILVIVNFVVITKGSGRIAEVAARFTLDAMPGKQMAIDADLSAGLIDETEARTRRRTLEDESSFFGAMDGASKFVRGDAIAGLLITFINILGGIFIGVAQMELSFSEAANNYTLLTIGDGLVSQIPALIVSTAAGLLVSKAGVQGAADKALASQFTGYPKALGMSAAVMIILSFMPGMPMVPFLGLAGVAGWLAYSTTTKKKAAAAVVEKKKAVEAAPKPPPEPPITDALKMDELRIELGYALLPLINGKDQSGGDQLTEQIKALRRQIAGDMGVIMPPVRILDNIQLGANDYVIKVKEVEAGRGLLYPNHFMVMDPSGGQVKLPGTHTTEPTFGLPATWVESQYREDASLRGYTVVDPATVLSTHLTETIKGNVSELLTYGDVQKLLKELQGEQAKLVDDLIPSQVTVSGIQRVLQTLLGERVSVRDLGTILEGVSEATGMTRNTSTIAEHVRSRLGRQICAANLAPGGYLPLIALSPQWEQAFIEAIVGEGDERQLAMQPSKLQEFVGKVRDAFEAAAQQGEVPVLLTSPQTRPFVRSIVERFRAHTTVMSQSEVHPRVKLKTIGSI
- a CDS encoding flagellar biosynthesis protein — translated: MPKTGNYVQRDYNSSSTRQSTWSDYNESWKAKRAAAKERASQLRTIANNFTIVNTQAVQAATSLTFQNQGVAGPYASTTTVMSRVNMLI
- a CDS encoding GNAT family N-acetyltransferase, with translation MSELVLDLNGYTDLPAGKIAYVVTFLEMTEPASVNLLQPAAHPDVKLERWTDPDSQSFKDLFREIGEEWLWFSRLVIPESQLKGMLNDPLREIYVPVVDGKRSGLLELNYQDPANPEISYFGLVPTATGGGMGRWLMANAVSMAWARPETTRLWLHTCTGDSPQAIHFYQACGFTPYKRAIEVCDDPRRTGHLSREKARHVPIIE
- the mtnA gene encoding S-methyl-5-thioribose-1-phosphate isomerase; translation: MNVDGQKYRTIWLAEDGWAVEIIDQTRFPHSFETARLENLQDAAHAIRSMQVRGAPLIGATAAYGICLALRADASDASLMEACSTLLETRPTAINLGWALDLMRKALLPLQPKERVATAYTLANQICDEDIATNMAIGLHGAEIIANIARTKKAGERVNILTHCNAGWLATVDIGTATAPIYMSHDGGVPLHVWVDETRPRNQGAFLTAWELGKHGVPHTVIVDNAGGHLMQQGEVDLVIVGTDRTTSNGDVCNKIGTYLKALAAKDCGVPFYVALPSPTIDFTLSDGLQQIPIEERSGDEVRAMTGRTAAGNVETIEIVANGSDVANPAFDVTPARLITGLITERGVLEANGKAIATAFPDRVST